The Aminipila terrae nucleotide sequence GTTACAATTAAATTACTTTAACAAATCGAAATAGGGATGGAAATAAAAAAATGAAACATAATTGGCTAATAATCTTAACTATTTGTATTTTGGTAACGGGATGTTCACCGCAACCGCAACAGGATAAACAACAGACTTCAACTAAACAGTCAGAGATTGCTGGAAGCGCAGCAGAAGTAAAATCATCTTCTGCTAAAAATCAACAGGCATCAGAAATGGCATCGGGAATAGACCAGCCCTTTAAAGGATATGAGAAGATTGTTGTAGATGGTGGGGATATGAGTGGATATCGTAAGGCAAATGTTGCTGTCGATATTGGTTTTGGTGACAGAGAATACTGGGCATTTACCAATAAGTATGGGCAGCTAGTAAAAGTTACAGCAAAAGAAATTATTTTGCAAGACGATAGGACTGAAGCTGTGACCGCAAATGGACGCTATTACAACGATGAAGCCGATGTTCCTGGAACTGAATGCGCAGATATGGATAAGGGACACATAATTGCAGACTCTCTTGGAGGAGTATCCAATGCTTATAATATTACGCCACAAGAAAGTACATTAAATCGCCATGGAGATCAGGCATATATGGAAAGGGTTATTCGTGATGCTGGTGGCTGTACAGACTTTGAAGCAACTATAACCTATCCAGACACAACAACGGAAATCCCTAGCCATTATCATTACACTTATAGATTAAAGGGCAATGTGGTTACGGATGACTTTGATAATGTTAATCCGGATAAAGTTAATAAAACCATATCAGAAAAAACTCAGTCTAAATCAACACAAAAATCTCCATCAAAGGAAAGCCATGATATATCTTCTATAGATAAAAATGGAGATGGTCAGGTGACCATAGCAGAAGCAAAAGCTGTTGGATTTAAAATGCCCATTACAAAAGAGCACTGGCTGTATCCATATATGGATGATCGTGACGGCGATGGAATGGTTGGTGAGTAAAAGGTTAGAATAAATTAATAAAAAGGGTAAGGTTAGAAACAGGCATCTACTACGAAGTAGGTGCCTGTTTTTGTTGTTTAATAGTTTAAATAGAGCTGATACGGAATATCCAAAAAGTTATAAAAAATCTATGACATTTCATGTCTCATAAAAAGTGTAAATTTATGTCGAAAAAACGAGAACTATGACGTCACAAAAAGTAAAAATGTAAAGTTATACTAAATTGTATGTTTATTTACAAATTTGAATGTGTATTGAAAAAGGAGTGTAAAAGTGAGAAAAATTATCTGTTTAACTATTTCTTTTATTTTGTTATTTTCCGGCACACCCGTCAGCTTTGCGGGGCAGACGGTCATTTACAAAGATGATGATTTAAAGCCGGTTTCTGTATCTTTCGAAGATAAAGAGTCACTGAACCATGTGAAGGTTTATTCTGACACGTCCGGAAGCAGCATTAATCTATCAACTAAAGGTGCCATTGCATCGGTCAGCCTTACGGATGACCGTGCAGAGGGAAACTATGCGGCCAAGGTCACTGTGGGCAGCAGCAGCAATAATAATAAAAATTTTATTATTAATCTTTTAGATTTTGGAAGTGCAGGCCTTGCTACTTCAAATTTCAGTAAGGTTACACTCAAAGTTAAGCCAGCCATGGGGGCTAAATCCATAAGATTTTATGCAAATTACCTATCATCTGATGGAAGCTGGGCAGCATCTCCTTCAGCGGTATCGATTCCATATACAGTTGGAGCAAATCTTGAAAGTGGCAAATGGAACACGGTTAATCTTGACCTTTCTGCCTTAGGACTCAGTCAATCTTGCAACACGATCCAGGCGGTGGTAAATGAAAAATCCACTTGGGAGTTTGATGACATTAAGCTCAAGCGGCAGCAAGCTGGAACCCTTGCCTTTTCAGAAGAGCAGAATGTGGCAAGCGGTGGAAGCATTGAAACCAATGAGAATGTAAAGCTTATGTATTATACAAGCGGCACTTCTGATTTGTCAAAAGGAAAGATTGCAGGCTTGAATATCGCTGCAGACAGAAGTGCTGCAAGTAAAACAGACAGCAGTGTGCAGCTTCTAAAAAGCGTCAGTAACATTCAGGCAGGCAAAGTTGCAAGCAGTGCTAACGGAAGAACGATCTATTACGTAAATCACGATGGAACAAAAGACGTAGTGTATCGATATGATCGAGGTACTGGAAACTCCATGGCACTTCCTGAATTTACAGCGGCATTAAAGACGTACTGGTCAATCAGCGATGAAATGAGAATCGCCATAGAACCTTGCAATAGAACAGTAGATCGCATTGATGCCAGTCCGGATGGGAATACTGTGGCTGCTTTAAAAAAAGGCGTAAAAATGCCTGCTGAGATGAATTCCAGCGCAATGATTAAAACAGACGTAATCGCATTCAACGATGGAAAATCCATATACAGAGCAGGGATACAAAGTACCTTTGCAAGTACGGCTTCAGCAGAGCTTAAAAATCAAAACTATTGGGGAATAGACAGCTTCTCCTTTGTTTCAAATTCACAAATCATTGAGAAAGAAAAATATTATGTGCTAAACGGTGGAACTTATCAGGCAACGGGAGCGGTAAGGTACAAAAGCTTTACTTTAAGCAATGATTCATACACTACGGCAACCATTGATGAAACAACATACCTGAATCTTTTGTCACGCCAAAGCCTGTCAAGTGATAACCAGTGCTTTGTATATAAGGTGGAAGCAGACAATGACACGAATAACTATGTAGTAAATAAGTATGGAGATGACAGAACCATCGGATATGATGCCAATAAAGTCACTGTAAGCTACACCGATACCACTGGAACTTCTCAGAACTCCACCGCTGTCACCCTCAAGTCTCAGATTGTGGGTATGTCTCCAGTGAACGCAGATAAAAACTTTGTGGTCGTTAAGACAAAGCCCAATACGTCCACAACGACGACGGAAAGCAACGCGGGTAACACAACCATCACAGGGGGAAGCATTTCAAAATCAACCTCCACAAATAACGGAACAACAACGACCAATACTAACAGCTCGACCACTACCACTGGCAGCAGCATTGGAAATACGACGACAAATGCAACCACCAACACAACGGAAGTGGCAGGCATGAGTAATTTGATTATAAACGGGAACTTTGAAAATGGGACTACTGGATGGGTGGCAAACGCTAAAGCCTCCTTATTATCTAATGGCATCGCAAGATTTACTGTTGGGTATAAATGGGGCAGTATTGGTAGCACAGCTCGAATCTCATCAAATGAGGGTGATAGGATTTATTTTCGAGCAAAAATAAAAGCTCCATATAGTGGTGTTTGTACAGGGCTTTCAGCACAATCTGGTGGAAACGGTCTGATAACCGGAATCTCTTCCCCATTGGTAACGGGTAACTTTGAATTAACAAGTGGAATATATGTCTCAGGCACAATTGGACATATAACTGATTTTTATTTCCTAATATGTGATAACAATGAATCAAATTGGAAAGAAATTCAAGCCAAAGAATGTATAGCTGTTAACTTAACGCGGGTATTTGGTGTGGGCAACGAACCAACAAAAGAATGGTGTGATGAACATCTTTCATATAACAATTTAATTAATAGCGTGAATGGAACGGCAACAACCAGTTCGGCTGTAACGAGTGGAACGCAGGATACTTCTGTAAATTCCAGCACCTCCTCCTCAACGACACAGTCGGACCAGCAAAAAAACAACTCCAGTGTAACGTCCTCCAATAACCTGAGCCAGTCGGCTTCAGAAAATGAATGGCGAAGTACAGAAACCACCTCCAGCACTACCAACACATCAACCGTGGCTCGATACGACTGGTATGCTATTGACATCAATAAGGGAACGGCAGTACCCCTTG carries:
- a CDS encoding DNA/RNA non-specific endonuclease, whose amino-acid sequence is MKHNWLIILTICILVTGCSPQPQQDKQQTSTKQSEIAGSAAEVKSSSAKNQQASEMASGIDQPFKGYEKIVVDGGDMSGYRKANVAVDIGFGDREYWAFTNKYGQLVKVTAKEIILQDDRTEAVTANGRYYNDEADVPGTECADMDKGHIIADSLGGVSNAYNITPQESTLNRHGDQAYMERVIRDAGGCTDFEATITYPDTTTEIPSHYHYTYRLKGNVVTDDFDNVNPDKVNKTISEKTQSKSTQKSPSKESHDISSIDKNGDGQVTIAEAKAVGFKMPITKEHWLYPYMDDRDGDGMVGE